The Synergistes jonesii genomic sequence CATCTCGGCTTCCAGCATCTGCTGGATCGTATCTCCGAGAAGATCCCTCAGCATAGCCTGTACGTCCTGGGCGTCTTCCGGTTTGTAGTGGGAAAGGAGACTCTGAATAAGCGCTTTTCTTTCCGGTGTCAGTTTTCTCTGTCTTGCCATAAAAATATCCTCCTGGATTGAATTTATCTTAACACCAATCCAGGAGGCTTGCTTTCTTCTCTATGGAGTTTACACAGAATTTGTTATACTCTCAAAATAGCCGCCTTTACTTCGCCCCGTCTCTCAGCGCGTCGAGATAATCAGCATACCACTGCATCATCTCGACGCGCTTATCCATATAATCGGCGTCGTTATAACTCTCGCGCACGCTGTTGCTGTCTATATGCGAAAGCTGGATTTCTATTACCTGTGAATTCCAACCGGCATTATGCAGGAGTGTAGAGGCCATACCGCGAAAGCCATGTCCTACCATCTCCGTTCGCATATAGCCTCTATCCCGCAGCGCCTTATTCTCGGCGTTCTCGGATATATGCCGCGAGCCGTCCATTGACGTTTGTGCGGGAAACAAATAAGCCCCGTGCCCGGTCAATTTATAAAGCCCCCTCAGGAGATCAATAACCTGCTTTGCCAGCGGCACGATATGTGGGCGGCGCATCTTCATCTTCTCCGGTGGTATCCTCCACAGGGCATTATCAAAATCGAACTCGGCCCACTCGGCCTCCCTCAGCTCCTTAGGCCTGACAAATGTATAGGCATGTAGAGCAAGCAAAACTCTCATCACGGGAGACTGTCCCATGTCCCTGATGGCCCGCATCAGTTGCCCGACACGGGCAGGGTCGGTAATGCGCGGATAATGTTTTGCATTTTTTGCGTGCAGGGCCCCGCGTAACGCATAAGTGGGGTCCATCAAAGCATTATCTGTAGCGATAGCATACCGGAACACCTGTCCCGCAAGCTGTTTCAGCCGGTGTGCCGTTTCGTAGTGCTCCTTAGCCTCGACCTTCCGGATCACGCTCAGAATATCCGATGATTTGATCTCTCCAGCCAACATCGAGCCGCAATCCCTTAAAAGCGGCTTCATGCGGATCCTCAAGATAGAGGCATACTTCTCTGTAAATTGCGGCTCAATCTGATTGGCCATCCACTCTTCGAAAACCTCCCGAAGAGTAGCTGCTTTTCTTGCCGGCCTGACGATACTTTCTCCTCTCAATACAGCAAGGCGCATCTCGTCGCGTTTCGTGCGTGCGTCCTTAAGAGAAACAAGCGGGTAATCTCCCAGCGACTTCCTGCGGCTCTTCCCATTTTCGCGGAAACGAAAACGCCAAGCAGTCTTCCCAGAAGTCATAACGTCAAGCACAAGCCCGTTCTCGATAGGCACCTCCCCGCGCTTCCCAGAACCCAAAATCCGCGCGACTTCCTTCCTCAACTCCTTTTCGGTTATCACTGGACTTGCCCCCTTGCTTGTGTCTCAAAATCAATATTTTGCATCGAAGGCATCACAGAGACACGCCTGAGACACAAAATACTTTTGATTATTATACACTACTTAGGGGTGCTCCAAAAAGCAAAACAACCAAAAAAAGCCTGTCTGAGACAGGCTTTTTTAATCACTTTATATCGCTTAC encodes the following:
- a CDS encoding tyrosine-type recombinase/integrase, which codes for MITEKELRKEVARILGSGKRGEVPIENGLVLDVMTSGKTAWRFRFRENGKSRRKSLGDYPLVSLKDARTKRDEMRLAVLRGESIVRPARKAATLREVFEEWMANQIEPQFTEKYASILRIRMKPLLRDCGSMLAGEIKSSDILSVIRKVEAKEHYETAHRLKQLAGQVFRYAIATDNALMDPTYALRGALHAKNAKHYPRITDPARVGQLMRAIRDMGQSPVMRVLLALHAYTFVRPKELREAEWAEFDFDNALWRIPPEKMKMRRPHIVPLAKQVIDLLRGLYKLTGHGAYLFPAQTSMDGSRHISENAENKALRDRGYMRTEMVGHGFRGMASTLLHNAGWNSQVIEIQLSHIDSNSVRESYNDADYMDKRVEMMQWYADYLDALRDGAK